The window TTACAGAAACTGGCTGCTGATTACGGCTGTCCTTCTGACGATCCTGGGCTTTACTTTTCTGAACGACTCCGAATCAGGATACCTGCGCGCCGCACTGAGTTCGTTGTACTGGCTGGCGGCCATTCCAATTCGACGTTATCGAAAGACAGACTCAGGGACCGCAGACAGTATCGATATCGATCGTGGAACATCGGACGAAGTTTCAACCAATACTTCTCTTGAATCTCCGGAAGAGAAAGCTTCCCCGTCTCACTGGAAGATCAACGCGCCAAATTCCTGAATCATTTCCGCGGGCCTTGCCAACCACTTTTCCAACTCAGGCTTCGCAGTTCCAGCCGACTCACAGATGAAAACCCAGTTCAGTACTGCAATTCGCAGTGGCGAACCAACGAATGCGCCAATTTCATGTCGCGACTCTATTACCCAAATCTGATGTTCGAAGAACAACTGCAGGGAAACTCGCGGATGAAAGCGTCTGCGCAAGCCCTGGTTGACGATCTGGCCCCCTGTTTTGGGCTGCTCTCCGGTGCCGAAAATGATTTCGTGCTTGTCCGGGACGAGGCCATTCCAACCGGTATTCCCGACGTCATGCAGTCCCTTCAGTTCCTGACCATTGCGGAAGCGCAAGCGGCGGGCGCGGGATTCTGTGAGTTCATTCCGTGGGGATGGAGCGAGCCTGCCGGACAACTCGCCTCCAAACTTGTCCCAACGACGGCAGTCCCCCCTCTGGATGCCATCCGAACGGTCAATAGTCGCCGCTTCCAGAACACCTTTGATGAATGGTGCCGGCTGGATGATGAATCGTTCAAAACAGCTCATGATGAACCGTTTTCTCGCGTCTGCACCTGTTTGAGTGATGTCAACGATTGGCTGAAATCCCTCCACAAAGCGCATTCCATCCCTGCTGTTCCCTGGGTCATCAAGGCAGAGTTTAGTCAGGCAGCAAGAAACCGGATCCTTGGCGAAGGTCTCGAACTGGATCCACGAACCACTGGATGGCTGAGAAATCAGTTTACTCAAAAGACCATTGTTTCGGCCGAACCCTGGAGAAACCGTGTCGCCGAAGCAGGACTTCAATTCACGGTCACGCCCGATCCATTTGGCACGCAGAAACCGACGATTCAATTTGACGGCCTCACGGAAATGGTGACGGCAGCCGATGGAAGATACATCGGCAGCCTGATTCACTGCTCCACGCAGTGCCAATCAATCTGGGATAAAGCGATCCGTCACGGATACCACATTGCATGCGCCGCTGGTGGTCTCTCGTATACAGGCTGGCTTGGCATCGACTGCATGATTCTCGAAGACGCCACCGGTTCCCCCGGGTCCAACAGGTTGCTGAGGATGGCCCACGACCTGAACGGTCGGTGCACGATGGGCCGAATTGCGTTACATTTGGGAAAACTGTTAGGTCCAGAGGAATCGGGATTCTGGTTCCAGCTGCGCCAGACCAAACCGGCCAATACCGATTTTCCGTTGGCTCCCAAGCTCCCCTCCGGCGTAAGCATACAAAGAACCAGCCCTTGCCGAATTGGTCAACGCGACCCGCAGATTACGACCTGGCTTTTGACAGGTTCTGATTCAGAAGCCATTCTTCACGTTTCGGACCTCTGCAGACAATTTTCCGGGGGTTAAACTACTGTTTTGGCGGCCGGAAACAAAGGTTTCTGACGTCAATCAAAAGTCGCTCTGTCACCCAGTCCTCTGCAATCCAGTCCTCTGCCTGCCCGACTGAAAGCTTCCCCATCAGGAAGGCTTCTTCGGCTGACGAGCATGTTCTGTACCCAGTTCTAACATGGAAATCTTCTCCCGCAATGTCCGACGAACAGCTACGCCCTTTTTCACCTGTCTGGTGTGACGAGCAGCGCAAGACGCTGGGAGAATTCGCGTGCAGACAACTGGGCTTTTACGCCATCCCGGATGATTTTACTCTGTCGGTGGTGATCCCGGTCTATAACGAAGAAAAAACTCTGCGCAATCTGGTGGATCGCGTCCGATCCGTTCCTATTCGCAAAGAACTCATCCTTGTCGACGACTGCAGCCGCGATCGTTCGCGCGATGTCATGAAGGCGCTGGAGGCGGAAAGCACAGGCGACGATCTCAATCGAATCCGGGTCTTCTTTCACGAAGTCAACATGGGCAAAGGCGGAGCACTCCGTACAGGATTCAGCAAGGTCGAAGGAGACGTAGTCATCATTCAGGATGCCGATCTCGAATATGATCCCGACGAATACCCGCGGCTGCTTCAGCCCATCATTGAAGACCGTGCCGATGTCGTCTTTGGCAGCCGGTTCCTGGGCGACCAGGCGCATCGAGTCCTCTATTACTGGCACTACCTGGGTAACAAGTTTCTCACCACAGTTTCCAACTGCTTCACGAATCTGAATCTGACTGATATGGAAACCTGCTACAAGGTTTTCCGCCGCGAAGTCATTGACGAAATCACACCACGACTCCAGCAGAACCGTTTTGGATTCGAGCCAGAGATTACCGCTCGCGTCGCCCGCAGGCGTTACCGAATCTACGAAATCTCAGTCAGCTACTCCGGCCGCACCTACGCAGAAGGGAAAAAGATTGGCTGGAAGGACGGATTCTCTGCGCTCTGGTGCATCTTCCGGTATGGAATCGCGGATTAGCCGGCCTCTTCATTTCTTGGGTCAACAACTTTTCACCGACATCTCCGGTCCTCAATCCTCGACACGAAGCTTGTTTCACAAGCGAAATGACTCGAGGTTCGGCCATGAAATCCATGACGACGAACCCAACGGAAGAAATAGCGGGGATGATGGGATGCGTTATTCGAATCTGCTCGGTTGATTCGCTTCCAATTTAATCACAGCCCCGAATCCCGGTAGTGTCAGTGTGCCCCCGATTCTCCAATCGCGTGGCCCCCGAGATTTCCATACTGTGTTCCTTCCGGGATGCTTGTTAGACTGAAATGCCCACCCGGACACTCGGTCCGAACCAACCATCAATCCGCCACCAACAGGCGTCCGAGATGAATATGAGTTGTTTACTACAGAAACACCTGGTGTCCGCTGTCCTGTGTTGTTTGTGCATTCCGGTCCTCATTCATCGAAGCCACGCGTCAGACGATCTGGACTTTAATACGCACATTCGACCGATCCTCTCAAATAAGTGCTTCGCATGTCACGGGCCCGATGAGAATCACCTTGAAGCTGGTCTGAGGCTCGATGACAACAAATCGGCGTTGCGTCCACTGGAATCTGGTGAGACGGCGATCGTCCCGGAAGATCCCGGTCGCAGTGAACTGATCAGACGTGTGACACATTCAGATGACGATTTAAGAATGCCGCCAGCGTCATTTGGAAAGCGATTGACAGAAACAGAAATTCAGACACTGTCGAAGTGGATTCAGCAGGGTGCTCCATACGCAAAGCACTGGGCGTATGTAAAACCGGAGCGGCCCGTTGTTCCTGAGATCGTCGGTCAGCACAGGGAATGGGCAAGAAATCCGATCGACGCTTTCACGCTGAATCGTATGTTGCTGCACGGGCTGGAGCCCTCCGCTGAAGCAGACCGTGAGGCACTTGCCCGCCGGGTTTTTCTGGACCTGATCGGGCTGCCTCCGGACATTGACGAGGTACAGCGTTTTGTAAGTGATGACGCGCCGAATGCTTATGAAAGGATGGTCGACAACCTCCTGAACCGGCCGGAATTCGGTGAACACTGGGCTCGGAAATGGCTGGACCTGGCTCGGTATGCCGATTCTGCCGGCTACGCAGACGACCCTGCGCGAACGATATGGGCGTATCGCGACTGGGTCATCAGGGCGATTAACGACAACATGCCTTTTGATCAGTTTACCGTAGAACAACTTGCCGGCGACCTTCTCCCGAATCCATCGGATTCGCAACTCGTTGCCACGGCATTTCATCGCAATACACTGACAAATAATGAGGGCGGTACCAACGACGAAGAATTTCGAAATGTTGCTGTTGTCGACCGCGTCAACACGACGCTTGCAGTGTGGATGGGAACAACGATGGCATGTGCGCAATGCCACAGCCATAAGTATGATCCCATTTCGCAGGAGGAGTATTTTCGGGTTTTTGCAATCTTCAACAACACCGAGGATGCAGATCGACGCAACGAATCACCACTGATCGAACTGTTCACAGATGAGCAAAAACAGCTGCAGACACAACTGCAAAATCAGATTGCCGATCTGAATCAGATCCTGGATACGCCGACCAGTGAACTGGCGAAAGCGCAGAGCACGTGGGAGAAGAGAATTCTCGCGCCGGAAGCATGGCAGGCACTTTCAAATATCCATGTGGTCAGAAGCAGCGCAAAGTCTGCCAGCGTCGATCCGGACGGGCGCGTTTTCGTCAATGAAGTGGCTGAAAACGATGTCTACACGATTGATGTTTCATCAGCAGCCGGACCTGCGCAGAATTCCGTCATTGCGGGATTAAAGCTGGATGTTGTGCCGGACGACCGTCTGCCGGGGGCCGGAGTCGGTCTCGGCGGAGGCAACTTTGTGATCACGCAGGTACGTGCCCAAATTGTGCCTGACGGCGATCGTGCACCGGTTGCCCGGTTCATACGAATTGAAATCCCGGGAAAACAACAGATCCTTTCCCTGGCAGAGGTTCAGGTCTTCAGCGCGGGAACCAATGTTGCGATTGAGGGAAAGGCCACGCAGAGCACCACCGCTTTCGCAGGTCCTCCGGAATACGCGATCGACGGAAATACGGATGGACAGTACGAAAACAAATCGGTTACCCATACTGAAATTTCAGACGATCCCTGGTGGGAACTGGATCTGCGAGGTGCAAGAGCTGTCGAGCGTCTTGTCATCTGGAATCGCGCAGGGGATGCGCTTTATCAGCGCCTGAAGAACTTTGAAATTTCATTGCTGGATTCGGAGCGAAATATCGTCTGGAAGCAATCGGTTGCCGAGCCACCAAAGCTGTCCGCAGAATTTCAACCCAGTGGGATTCGGGATATTGCCTTCAGTTCGGCAATCGCCGATTACAGCCAGGACGGTTTTCCAGCAGAAAGTATCGTGAATGGCCAGCCAAACGAA is drawn from Planctomycetaceae bacterium and contains these coding sequences:
- a CDS encoding glycosyltransferase family 2 protein, with protein sequence MSDEQLRPFSPVWCDEQRKTLGEFACRQLGFYAIPDDFTLSVVIPVYNEEKTLRNLVDRVRSVPIRKELILVDDCSRDRSRDVMKALEAESTGDDLNRIRVFFHEVNMGKGGALRTGFSKVEGDVVIIQDADLEYDPDEYPRLLQPIIEDRADVVFGSRFLGDQAHRVLYYWHYLGNKFLTTVSNCFTNLNLTDMETCYKVFRREVIDEITPRLQQNRFGFEPEITARVARRRYRIYEISVSYSGRTYAEGKKIGWKDGFSALWCIFRYGIAD
- a CDS encoding DUF1553 domain-containing protein: MSCLLQKHLVSAVLCCLCIPVLIHRSHASDDLDFNTHIRPILSNKCFACHGPDENHLEAGLRLDDNKSALRPLESGETAIVPEDPGRSELIRRVTHSDDDLRMPPASFGKRLTETEIQTLSKWIQQGAPYAKHWAYVKPERPVVPEIVGQHREWARNPIDAFTLNRMLLHGLEPSAEADREALARRVFLDLIGLPPDIDEVQRFVSDDAPNAYERMVDNLLNRPEFGEHWARKWLDLARYADSAGYADDPARTIWAYRDWVIRAINDNMPFDQFTVEQLAGDLLPNPSDSQLVATAFHRNTLTNNEGGTNDEEFRNVAVVDRVNTTLAVWMGTTMACAQCHSHKYDPISQEEYFRVFAIFNNTEDADRRNESPLIELFTDEQKQLQTQLQNQIADLNQILDTPTSELAKAQSTWEKRILAPEAWQALSNIHVVRSSAKSASVDPDGRVFVNEVAENDVYTIDVSSAAGPAQNSVIAGLKLDVVPDDRLPGAGVGLGGGNFVITQVRAQIVPDGDRAPVARFIRIEIPGKQQILSLAEVQVFSAGTNVAIEGKATQSTTAFAGPPEYAIDGNTDGQYENKSVTHTEISDDPWWELDLRGARAVERLVIWNRAGDALYQRLKNFEISLLDSERNIVWKQSVAEPPKLSAEFQPSGIRDIAFSSAIADYSQDGFPAESIVNGQPNESTGWAVGGAVSEQHSLVLVPKSPIPLGEGESLRLTIDQRSKHKNHLLGSFRLSQTADTSSIERSRVPSMLLDIVETKVSDRSAGQAADLAAYFRRTIAPSLDATRKLLAKAEKQLSEMKPATSVPIFRELANNRRVTHLQYRGSYLDKGPEVTEGVPAALYPMKDSLLTVDSGGRPNRLALARWLVDSDNPLTARVLMNRYWESLFGRGIVVTSEEFGSQGELPTHPDLLDWLAVEAIENHWDRKALIKLIVTSATYRQSSKVTAESFALDSDNRWLARGPRVRLSAEAVRDQALAVSGLLSRRMYGPPVKPPQPNSGLNAAFGSSTDWQTSTGEDRYRRAIYTTWRRSNPYPSMATFDAPNREVCTIRRNRTNTPLQSLVTLNDPVFVEAAQALARLALSHADATDDQLAYAFQKCLLRLPADHERQALRDLYEDVVNQLKDQPEEAKRLASDPLGELPAGLDPIDAGAMTVVGNVILNLDEMFLKR